Proteins encoded in a region of the uncultured Paludibaculum sp. genome:
- a CDS encoding alpha/beta hydrolase — MSVPAYYPYRSLAVRDEYFAHYDSLAARDWPVVSEERMVPTSGGATFVRISGPSGAPPLVLLPGAGATSLMWAPNVRSLSQAYRTFAVDQMGELGRSTCTQPVRNLDDLVRWLDELFDGLELSGGINLAGLSYGGALTAQYALRFPKRLRKAILLAPGATVLRLGAGFVIHLVLAAVASRRGLPLLFRWLFEDMIRKDPAWLDATLKEIFILMHELQRRKTPIPPVISDAEWGGLSVPTLFLVGEHEKIYSARKAVERLKRVAPQVRSTIVPGAGHDLTFVQADVVNRLIIEFLDG, encoded by the coding sequence ATGAGCGTTCCTGCCTATTATCCATACCGGTCCTTGGCCGTTAGGGATGAGTACTTCGCGCACTACGATTCACTGGCCGCCAGGGATTGGCCTGTCGTTTCCGAAGAGCGCATGGTTCCCACGTCGGGCGGCGCCACGTTCGTCCGTATCAGTGGCCCAAGCGGAGCCCCTCCTTTGGTCTTGTTGCCGGGCGCGGGGGCGACATCCCTGATGTGGGCTCCGAACGTCCGGAGCCTGTCGCAGGCTTACCGCACGTTTGCCGTTGACCAGATGGGGGAGCTCGGCCGGAGCACGTGTACCCAGCCAGTGCGCAACCTCGACGACCTGGTGCGCTGGCTGGATGAACTGTTCGACGGGCTGGAGCTGAGCGGCGGGATCAACCTGGCGGGGCTTTCCTACGGGGGCGCGCTGACGGCGCAGTACGCGCTGCGATTTCCCAAACGGCTTCGCAAAGCGATCCTGTTGGCCCCTGGAGCCACGGTGTTACGGCTCGGCGCGGGCTTCGTGATTCATCTTGTCCTGGCTGCCGTCGCCAGCCGCCGTGGATTGCCGCTGCTTTTTCGATGGCTGTTCGAGGACATGATCCGCAAAGACCCCGCCTGGCTGGACGCGACACTCAAAGAGATCTTCATCCTTATGCACGAGTTGCAGCGGCGCAAGACCCCGATTCCGCCAGTGATCAGCGACGCGGAATGGGGTGGGCTTTCGGTGCCAACCCTGTTTCTGGTGGGTGAACACGAGAAGATCTACTCGGCGCGGAAGGCCGTGGAGCGTCTGAAGCGAGTGGCTCCTCAGGTCCGCTCAACGATTGTGCCTGGCGCCGGGCACGATTTGACGTTTGTGCAGGCGGACGTGGTGAACCGGCTGATCATCGAGTTTCTTGACGGCTGA
- a CDS encoding 2-phospho-L-lactate guanylyltransferase: MELIFEIRDAEEGGFYARALGYAIFAEAETWDELRANVLEAVSLHFEDADERPRLVQMHYVKDELIPVEAA, from the coding sequence ATGGAGCTGATCTTCGAAATTCGCGACGCCGAGGAGGGCGGTTTTTACGCCCGCGCCTTGGGGTACGCGATTTTTGCCGAAGCGGAGACGTGGGACGAGCTCCGCGCCAACGTATTGGAGGCTGTGTCGCTGCATTTTGAAGATGCTGACGAGCGGCCTCGGCTGGTGCAGATGCACTACGTCAAGGACGAATTGATACCAGTGGAAGCCGCGTGA